In Coriobacteriaceae bacterium, a single window of DNA contains:
- a CDS encoding ATP-binding protein has protein sequence MTERFHAASSSTGRANSADALGRRLRRKFILVAMGAVTVVLTLIIAGINIVNYSHVCKMADARLDYILAGKDGIDWGNEPKADPGQDAVAGKVATGNRAAVRDGRFEGMTAEAPFDTRYFTVTIAAGQVADVNTARIAAVGAKRAASIAAKLHSKGWVSGFSGNYRYTTDVQDGETTYVFVDCSRELASFHSFLSASVAISCIGWLAVLAIVAGASGAVIRPMVESYSKQKRFITDASHEIKTPLAVIDAANEVQEIESGESEWTQSIHEQVARLTALTERLVFLARMDEGSAGFTMTSIDLSEAVDKAAAPFESVAVSRGKRLSTSIASGVRAHADAAAVAQVVELLLDNATRYASEGSVIELSLRADSRGAGKGSAELVVSNAVDELPEGDLDRLFDRFYRADVSRNSKTGGSGVGLSVVRAIAEAHGGSASVCGHSNQITFIVRF, from the coding sequence ATGACGGAGCGGTTTCACGCCGCCTCGAGTAGTACGGGGCGGGCAAATTCTGCTGACGCATTGGGCCGCCGCCTGCGTCGCAAGTTCATCCTGGTTGCCATGGGCGCCGTGACCGTGGTGCTCACGCTCATCATCGCCGGCATCAACATCGTCAATTATTCGCATGTCTGCAAGATGGCCGACGCTCGCCTGGACTATATCCTGGCGGGCAAGGACGGTATCGATTGGGGGAACGAGCCTAAAGCCGATCCCGGCCAGGATGCGGTTGCCGGCAAGGTTGCTACTGGTAACCGGGCGGCTGTTCGCGACGGGCGTTTTGAAGGCATGACGGCGGAAGCTCCCTTTGACACGCGCTACTTTACGGTGACGATTGCCGCCGGACAGGTTGCCGATGTCAACACGGCCCGCATTGCCGCGGTGGGTGCCAAGCGCGCCGCCAGTATTGCCGCAAAGTTGCATTCCAAGGGTTGGGTCTCGGGTTTTTCTGGCAATTATCGCTATACGACTGACGTTCAAGACGGTGAGACCACCTATGTGTTCGTGGACTGCTCGCGTGAGCTTGCAAGCTTTCATTCGTTTTTGAGCGCGAGCGTGGCAATCAGTTGCATTGGCTGGTTGGCAGTGCTGGCAATTGTGGCGGGCGCCTCGGGTGCGGTGATTCGGCCGATGGTCGAGAGCTACAGCAAGCAAAAGCGCTTTATTACCGATGCAAGCCACGAGATCAAGACGCCGCTAGCTGTGATCGACGCCGCCAACGAGGTGCAGGAAATCGAGAGCGGCGAGAGCGAATGGACGCAGAGCATTCACGAGCAGGTCGCGCGGCTGACGGCGCTGACGGAGCGTCTGGTGTTCCTGGCGCGTATGGACGAGGGTTCGGCCGGCTTTACCATGACATCGATCGATCTTTCGGAGGCCGTGGACAAGGCGGCGGCGCCGTTTGAGTCGGTGGCGGTTTCGCGCGGCAAGCGTCTGTCGACGTCGATTGCGAGTGGCGTGCGGGCCCATGCCGATGCTGCGGCGGTAGCGCAGGTGGTTGAGTTGCTGCTGGACAACGCCACACGCTACGCAAGCGAGGGCAGCGTGATTGAGCTAAGCCTGCGCGCAGACTCGCGCGGTGCGGGCAAAGGCTCGGCCGAGCTTGTCGTATCGAATGCTGTTGATGAGCTGCCCGAGGGTGACCTGGACCGGCTGTTTGACCGCTTCTACCGCGCAGATGTCTCGCGTAACTCCAAGACGGGCGGCTCGGGCGTGGGCCTATCTGTGGTGCGAGCCATCGCCGAGGCCCATGGCGGGAGTGCTTCTGTCTGCGGCCACAGCAACCAGATTACCTTCATCGTCCGCTTCTAA
- a CDS encoding ABC transporter ATP-binding protein, whose amino-acid sequence MAYIEFKDVIKAYGEGDARIHALDGASFTVERGELAIILGASGAGKTTALNILGGMDTVTSGTVTVDGRDVSAANEAQLVEYRRADVGFVFQFYNLVPNLTALENVELAAQICPDSLDAEQTLRQVGLGERLANFPAQLSGGEQQRVSIARALAKNPKLLLCDEPTGALDYKTGKQILQLLQDTCRKQGITVIIITHNSALAPMADRLIRFKNGRVESETVQQNPVSIETIEW is encoded by the coding sequence ATGGCTTATATCGAATTCAAAGACGTCATCAAAGCATACGGCGAGGGCGATGCCCGCATTCACGCGCTCGACGGCGCGAGCTTTACCGTTGAGCGCGGTGAGCTCGCCATTATCCTAGGCGCCTCGGGTGCCGGCAAGACCACGGCGCTCAACATCCTGGGCGGCATGGATACGGTAACCTCCGGCACCGTGACGGTGGACGGGCGTGACGTGAGCGCTGCCAACGAGGCACAGCTTGTGGAATACCGCCGCGCCGACGTGGGCTTTGTCTTCCAGTTCTACAATCTGGTCCCCAACCTGACGGCGCTCGAAAACGTCGAGCTCGCAGCTCAGATCTGCCCCGATTCGCTCGATGCCGAACAGACGCTTCGCCAGGTTGGCCTGGGCGAGCGCCTCGCCAACTTTCCGGCGCAGCTTTCGGGCGGCGAGCAGCAGCGCGTGTCCATCGCCCGCGCACTGGCCAAGAATCCCAAGCTGCTTTTGTGCGACGAGCCCACGGGTGCACTCGACTACAAAACTGGCAAGCAGATCTTGCAGCTACTGCAGGATACCTGTCGCAAGCAGGGCATCACGGTCATTATCATCACCCATAACTCCGCGCTGGCGCCCATGGCCGATCGCTTGATTCGCTTTAAGAACGGTCGCGTGGAGAGCGAGACGGTTCAGCAAAATCCCGTGTCTATCGAGACGATCGAGTGGTAG
- a CDS encoding methylated-DNA--[protein]-cysteine S-methyltransferase, whose translation MVTTTFASPLGEILLAADGRGLTGLWFEGQEHFGSTLLKEDAEYVVGADAVSGTGGMSSVSPANGAASSVLERSWAWLNAYFAGQEPRFTPPLHMIGTAFQREVWFELLSIPRGEVATYGEIAQRVAARHRVPRNEDPVVSPRAVGAAVARNPISIIVPCHRVVAADGSLNGYAGGLDRKEWLLRLEGAYEA comes from the coding sequence GTGGTCACGACGACATTTGCTTCGCCTTTGGGCGAAATCCTGCTTGCCGCTGATGGCCGCGGTTTGACGGGGCTTTGGTTTGAAGGGCAGGAGCACTTTGGCTCTACGCTGCTCAAAGAGGATGCGGAGTATGTCGTAGGTGCCGATGCGGTTTCTGGTACCGGTGGGATGTCTTCGGTGAGTCCGGCAAATGGCGCGGCTTCTTCGGTGCTTGAGCGTTCTTGGGCTTGGCTGAATGCGTATTTTGCGGGGCAGGAGCCTCGGTTTACGCCGCCGTTGCATATGATTGGTACGGCGTTTCAGCGCGAGGTTTGGTTTGAGCTGCTTTCTATCCCGCGTGGCGAGGTCGCTACGTATGGCGAGATCGCCCAGCGTGTTGCCGCTCGACATCGTGTGCCGAGAAATGAGGACCCTGTTGTATCTCCCCGTGCGGTGGGGGCTGCGGTCGCTCGCAATCCCATTTCGATTATCGTGCCGTGCCATCGCGTGGTTGCCGCCGACGGCTCGCTTAACGGATATGCCGGCGGGCTCGATCGCAAGGAGTGGCTGCTTCGGCTTGAGGGCGCGTACGAGGCGTAA
- a CDS encoding response regulator transcription factor, whose protein sequence is MKLMLAEDEPGLSRALTAILQHSDYEVDAALDGLTALEYLLANDYDAAILDIMMPGMDGIEVLKRTRAAGKRLPIIMLTAKSEVSDKVEGLDAGANDYLTKPFAAKELLARIRAMTRAATAIDATTLSVGNVRLDTAACTLVGPLGEEHLANREFQLMELFMRNAGTRMPTERLMLEVWGEDAPEGANVVWVYISYLRKKLAALGANVAIRASRNQGYSLEVVEEGEQA, encoded by the coding sequence ATGAAGCTGATGCTTGCCGAGGACGAACCCGGCCTCTCCCGTGCCCTTACCGCGATTCTTCAACATAGCGACTACGAGGTCGATGCCGCCCTCGACGGTCTGACGGCGCTCGAATATCTGCTCGCCAACGACTATGACGCCGCAATCCTGGACATCATGATGCCCGGCATGGATGGCATTGAGGTGCTCAAGCGCACACGCGCCGCCGGTAAGCGACTGCCCATCATCATGCTCACGGCCAAAAGCGAGGTGTCCGATAAGGTTGAGGGCCTGGACGCCGGCGCCAATGACTATCTGACCAAGCCGTTTGCCGCCAAGGAACTGCTCGCGCGCATTCGCGCCATGACGCGCGCCGCGACTGCGATCGATGCCACGACGCTCAGTGTGGGCAACGTGCGCCTCGATACGGCGGCTTGCACGCTTGTGGGTCCCTTGGGCGAGGAACACCTAGCCAATCGCGAGTTTCAGCTTATGGAACTCTTTATGCGCAACGCTGGCACGCGCATGCCCACCGAGCGTCTGATGCTCGAGGTTTGGGGTGAGGACGCGCCCGAAGGCGCCAACGTGGTGTGGGTCTACATCTCGTACCTGCGCAAAAAGCTGGCGGCGCTGGGTGCCAATGTGGCCATCCGCGCGTCGCGCAACCAGGGATATTCGCTTGAGGTTGTCGAGGAAGGCGAGCAGGCGTGA
- a CDS encoding aspartate-semialdehyde dehydrogenase: protein MKQYTVAILGATGAVGTQMLECLNEQEFPVGKLKLLASARSAGKTVEFRGEQIVIEEACPEAFEGCDIVLGAAGDDIAKELLPEAVKRGAVVVDNSHAFRMDPEVPLVVPEINADDIKWHHGLIANPNCATIIGLVPTWPLHQLAGVKRMIVSTYQAASGAGAPGMAELEAQLVALGRGEEIPEPRAFAAQLASNLIPQIGGVKEEGFTSEEMKLQNEGRKIMHLPELRVNCTCVRVPVLRSHSESITLEFERDITVDEARAALAAAPGVKLVDDMAAEDAHERFPMPMDTSDQDLIWVGRVRRDISNPEAARGITFWCCGDQIRKGAATNAVQIAKLLCE from the coding sequence ATGAAACAGTACACGGTTGCTATTTTGGGCGCGACGGGAGCCGTGGGCACCCAGATGCTCGAGTGCCTAAACGAGCAGGAGTTCCCGGTCGGCAAGCTCAAGCTGTTGGCAAGTGCACGCTCCGCGGGTAAGACCGTTGAGTTCCGCGGTGAGCAGATCGTGATCGAAGAGGCTTGCCCCGAGGCCTTTGAGGGCTGTGATATTGTGCTCGGAGCCGCCGGTGACGATATCGCGAAGGAGCTACTGCCTGAGGCCGTCAAGCGCGGCGCCGTCGTGGTCGACAACAGCCATGCCTTCCGCATGGATCCCGAGGTACCGCTGGTCGTGCCCGAGATCAATGCCGACGATATCAAGTGGCATCACGGCCTTATCGCCAATCCCAACTGCGCGACCATCATCGGCCTGGTTCCCACGTGGCCGCTGCATCAGCTCGCCGGCGTGAAGCGCATGATTGTTTCGACGTATCAGGCGGCTTCGGGCGCCGGCGCTCCCGGTATGGCCGAGCTCGAGGCTCAGCTGGTCGCCCTGGGCCGTGGCGAGGAGATTCCCGAGCCGCGCGCATTTGCCGCCCAGCTCGCGAGCAACCTGATTCCGCAGATTGGCGGCGTCAAGGAGGAGGGCTTTACCTCCGAGGAGATGAAGCTGCAGAACGAGGGCCGCAAGATCATGCACCTGCCCGAGCTGCGCGTGAACTGCACCTGCGTGCGCGTGCCTGTGCTGCGCTCGCACTCCGAGAGCATTACGCTTGAGTTTGAGCGCGACATTACGGTTGACGAGGCCCGTGCTGCGCTGGCTGCCGCTCCCGGCGTCAAGCTGGTTGACGATATGGCTGCCGAGGATGCGCACGAGCGCTTCCCCATGCCGATGGACACCTCCGACCAGGACCTGATTTGGGTCGGTCGTGTGCGCCGCGATATCTCGAACCCCGAGGCCGCGCGTGGCATCACCTTCTGGTGCTGCGGCGACCAAATCCGTAAGGGCGCGGCAACCAACGCCGTCCAGATCGCTAAGCTGCTCTGCGAGTAG